Part of the Desulfolutivibrio sulfoxidireducens genome is shown below.
GGAGGAGACCGGTGCGCCGCAACAGACGGACGCGGGGGAAAAACACCCGCCGGCCGTCGCCACGGATCAAGCCATTGAGCCGAAATAAGAAAAGAGCCTGTCGCCTTCGCTCGATCCTCAGAAGGGATCGAAGGCCTCGGGCCTGGCCTGCTTCCCCTTGGCCGGGGGAGGCACGGGAGGCGCGGCCGGGGCCTGCTCGACCGGCGGCGGGGCGGCCTGGGCCTCGCGCGGGGAGAGGAGGCCTCCCTGGCCGGAGTCCTGGGCCTTGGCGGGCGCGGCCGTCTCGGCGGGTTCCTCCGCCCGAGGCGGCGTTGCGACCGTCTCCGGGGCCGGCGCGGCCTGTTCGGGGGTCTTGTCGGCGGATTCGGGCGCGGCCGGCTTGGCCTTTTTGCCCACCGGGCGCGCCTGGCCCGTCTTTTGGGGCGCGGCCGGCGCGGTGGCCTCGCTGACGGGCGCGTCGGTCAGGGCCGAGGTCTCCACCCAGCCGGCGACGCGTCCGTCATCGACGGTCACCCGGCTATACCCGCCGGAGCGCTCCGCAATCCTGACCTGGACGTTTGGTCCCACGGACAGCACGGTCCTGGCCGAGGCCTCCGGCGCGCTTCTGACCAGGGTATGGGCCCTGGTGTAGGCCACGTTCCCGATGTCCAGGCCATGGACCGTTTTTTTGCAGCCCCACAAAAAAAGCACGGCGGCGACAAGCACGACCGGCGTCACGGTGAGGATCGGGGAGCGATGGCGCATGGGCGACCTCCGACAGGCGTATGATGGCTTTTTTTCCCACGCCCGCCTTCAATTTGCAAGCCCTTCGCGCCCTGTCTCCAGGTCCGGGGCCATGAAGGCGTACCGGGGAGCCGTCTCTTGGGCGGGCGAAGACGAAAACAAGGGAGCGCGGGCACGATGCCGGCCCACGGCCGCCCCGTCAGGACGCCAGGCGGCGCCCGAGGGCGAAGGCCTTCGGGAGATAGCCGTCCAGGCCCCGGCGTTCCACAGCCCCGGCGTACATGTCGCCGACCGTCGCACAGTTCAGGGAATCCTTGATCGTCCGGCGCAACAAGGGCGTGGCGTCGTCGCAAAAGCGGCGCAGAAGCGGCGGCACGATGCCCGAGACCACGATGATCGCGGCCTTGCGCCGCCTGGCCGTGCGCGGCACGGGACAGCCGGAGACGGTCAGGACCCGGCCCGTGGGCTTGGCGAAGGTCCAGCAGAGGCGTTCCAGAAAGGTCAGCGTAAGCGACGTGACCTGGCCCATATGCACCGGGGTGCCGAGGATCAGGGCGTCGGCCCGGGCCAGTTCGTCCAGCAGGGGGTCCATGTCGTCGCGCTGGACGCAGGGGGCGTAGGGCGTGGCCTCCAGGTTGTCCCGGCAGGCCAGGCAGTTTTTGCAATGCCCGATGTTTTTTTCCGCCAGAATGACTTTCCGGGCTTCCGCATGGGGCGCCGCGGCCAAAAAACCCTCAAGAGCCCGGTCCACCAGCCGGTCCGTGGCCCGGCCCGGACGCGGGCTGCCCATGATCGCCAGAACGCGCATCGCGTGACCCTCCCTGTGTCGTTACGAATCTGGAAATAACAACGGCCCGCCCGGAATCCCCACAAACGCATCGGGGACATCAAGCACAAGCCGACTGAATCAGTAACAAACAACGGCCCGCCCGGAATCCCCCCGGACGGGCCGTGGTCATGGCCGCATGGTCCGTGCGGACGGATTATTTCCTGGTCCCGAACACCTGGGCGGGCTTCGTCGTATCGCCGCCGGAGCCCGGGAACACGGGGTATTTGTAGGCCGGCTTGCCCGACTCGACAAGCTCGTGCGCCCCTTCCATGAACTCCACATAGCGCTTCTTGCATTCGTAGAAGCCGTGCCACCAGGCATAGTCCGGGGCCATCATGGCCGTGCCCATGCGCGCCCGGCGGCCCTCGTGGTGCCACAGCTCATAGTATTCCCACTCCAGCTTCTCGTTGAAAAACGGTTTCTCGTCCAGAAGCTTTTTGGCGTACAGGTCGTCCAGGACCTTCTTTGCCGGCGTGAAGTACACCTCGTTGTAGTTCTTCACCGCCGCGTCCAGGTTCGCGTAGTGGGATTCGGTCCAGGTTGCGCCGTGGCACTGGTTGCACACGGCCTGCATCTTCTTTCGCTCCACCTCCCAGTTGGTCTTGGCCGGGAAGGCCGCGAAGTCCTGGGGCCGCACGGTCAGCGGGGCCTGGGTCTCCCAGGACAGGCGCTCGGTCACGTCGTGGGTGCCGAGCACCGCGCCCGACCCGGACATGTGGCAGGAGGCGCAGGTCGGGCCGCGATAGTCCACGCCGGGGGTCCACATGCCTGGGGCCGCGGTCCAGTTGTAGGTGTCGCCGAAGGCGAAATAGATGTCCCCGTGCTTGGACTCGGTGTAGATCTCGATCTGGGGATGGTCCGGTCCCAGGTGGCACTGGCCGCAGGCCTCGGGCTTGCGGGCGTCCATGATCGAGAAGCGGTGCCGGGTGTGGCAACTGGTGCAACTGCCCAGGCTGCCGTCCAGGTTGACCCGGCCGACCCCGGTGTTGGGCCACACGCTGGCGGGCATCTCGCCCTTGTCGTCGACCTTGAGCACCGTGCCGTGGCACTTGAAACAGCCGGCCGTGCGCTCGGCCTCGTTGTTTAAGCCCTGGTTCAGCCAGGGGTCGATCTTCCACATGATCTCCACGGTGTTGGCGTGCTTGCTGCCGGAATACTGCCTGACCTCGTCGGGGTGGCAGCGGGAGCAGTCCTTGGGGGTGACCACGGCGGCGATGGTGGCCCGGTATTCGGCCGTGCCCCATGTGCTGTCCGAGCGCTCGTACTGCCTGAAATGCTTCTTGCTCACGTCCGGGTCCGTGTCCTTGGCCTGGTGACAGTCCAGGCAGGTGATGTTGGCCGAGGCGTGGCGGCTCATGGCCCAGTCCGTGAAGATGCCGGGGGACTCGGCCTTGTGGCATTCGATGCAGGCCTGGGCCTGTGTGGACATGCCGCGCTCCAGGCGAAATTCCTTTTCCTTGCCGAAATTGGCCTCGACAGCGGCCTCCCTGGTCCCGGAGGGAGGCGCGGCGTTCTGGGCCCAGGCCAGAAGCGACAGGGTCAGGGCCAGCACGGCCACGCCAAGAACGAACATTCCCGATCCCGCGAATTTTTTCATGATGCCTCCCCTGTTGCGCGCTTTTTTCCGGAAAGGTTCAAAGCCCGGGTTTTTGTTTCGTGTTTCCAAACCACGTCCGCGTCGTTTCAGGGACGGCGCTCCATCCGGCCGTCCCCGTCGGCATAGCTGTAAAAGGGCCGCATGACGTGCACCAGGTCCTGGTGGCAGTCGGTGCATTTTTTCTCGTAGCCGGGCCGGGGTTCGAGAACCGTCCGGTGGGCCAGCATGGCCCCGCGTTTGTAGGGCAGGTAGAGGATGTTGCGGTGGCACTTCAGACACTGGTCGTTCTTGATGCTTTCCCTGGCCCGGACGGCCATTTTGGTCCGGTCGTAGACCTTGGCCTGGTCCTCGGCGAAGTGGGCGTAGACGTCCTTGGCCCCGTGCAGGGTCTTGGTGAAGAAGAAGTCGAAGGTGTCGTGGGGCGCGGGCAGGTGGCAGTCCATGCAGTCGGCCACCACGCCCTTGGTGTTGTTGACGTGGGAGGCCGTGCGCCAGTCGTTGTAGGCCGCCTCGATCTCGTGGCAGGAGGAACAGAACTCCGGCGTGGAGGTGCGGACCATGGTGTAATAGGTCATGCTGAACAGCGGAAAGGCGAGGACCACGCCGAGCACGACCAGCGCCGCCGGCCAGACGAACCGTTTCATGCCAGCCCCCCGGAAAAAGGATTCGACGATGATCCCTTTTTATCCGATGCGGGCGGCCAGGGAAGGGGAAACAACATCCCCGCGTTTTGGCACAAAGCGGCAGACGAGTTCGGCCAGACGCGGCGAAAGGTCCCGGTCCCGGTGGTTGTGGCGGAAGACGGCCTCGGCCAGGTACAGGGGATAGGCCTCGGGGGCGAAGGCCCGGTGGCGGGCGAACCAGGCGTCGGCCAGGGCCTTGAAGGGCCAGGCGTCGAGATGCACCGCGTCCCGGAAGGGCTGGGCGAGATACATCTCCCGGCCCCGGCGGCAGCAGGAGAAGACCAGGGCGTCGTGGTGCCGGCTGCGATCGGTGTAGACCATGGGTCCCCAGGGTTTTTTGCGCAGGGGCGAGGCCAGGGTCTCCCGGGCCGAAAGGCCCTCGGCCAGACGCATGGTCACCCGGTCGCCGTGGAGCCGGGCCAGGGAAAAGACGTAGGACCGGCAGCCGCCGCACAGGGCCTGGAGCCCCTCGGCGGCCAGGTTCGGACAGAAGCCGATCAGTCCGCCGCGTTCGTCCAGGAGGGGCCTGGCGTCCAGACAGTCGCACAGGAGGGCCAGACGCACGGCGGCATAGGCCTTGTGGGCGGTGTCGTACTTGATCTTTAGGGTGTCGGCCGCGTC
Proteins encoded:
- a CDS encoding multiheme c-type cytochrome, with the translated sequence MKKFAGSGMFVLGVAVLALTLSLLAWAQNAAPPSGTREAAVEANFGKEKEFRLERGMSTQAQACIECHKAESPGIFTDWAMSRHASANITCLDCHQAKDTDPDVSKKHFRQYERSDSTWGTAEYRATIAAVVTPKDCSRCHPDEVRQYSGSKHANTVEIMWKIDPWLNQGLNNEAERTAGCFKCHGTVLKVDDKGEMPASVWPNTGVGRVNLDGSLGSCTSCHTRHRFSIMDARKPEACGQCHLGPDHPQIEIYTESKHGDIYFAFGDTYNWTAAPGMWTPGVDYRGPTCASCHMSGSGAVLGTHDVTERLSWETQAPLTVRPQDFAAFPAKTNWEVERKKMQAVCNQCHGATWTESHYANLDAAVKNYNEVYFTPAKKVLDDLYAKKLLDEKPFFNEKLEWEYYELWHHEGRRARMGTAMMAPDYAWWHGFYECKKRYVEFMEGAHELVESGKPAYKYPVFPGSGGDTTKPAQVFGTRK
- a CDS encoding transposase, with translation MKRPAPLSSLDAKTLRDRDLAADTLDALCARAGDHCPRCRAVRYYVLRDGRRRCSACGYTFTSHTGRFIDRCRLGPASWLRLLDHFADGLSVQDAADTLKIKYDTAHKAYAAVRLALLCDCLDARPLLDERGGLIGFCPNLAAEGLQALCGGCRSYVFSLARLHGDRVTMRLAEGLSARETLASPLRKKPWGPMVYTDRSRHHDALVFSCCRRGREMYLAQPFRDAVHLDAWPFKALADAWFARHRAFAPEAYPLYLAEAVFRHNHRDRDLSPRLAELVCRFVPKRGDVVSPSLAARIG
- a CDS encoding flavodoxin family protein translates to MRVLAIMGSPRPGRATDRLVDRALEGFLAAAPHAEARKVILAEKNIGHCKNCLACRDNLEATPYAPCVQRDDMDPLLDELARADALILGTPVHMGQVTSLTLTFLERLCWTFAKPTGRVLTVSGCPVPRTARRRKAAIIVVSGIVPPLLRRFCDDATPLLRRTIKDSLNCATVGDMYAGAVERRGLDGYLPKAFALGRRLAS
- a CDS encoding NapC/NirT family cytochrome c translates to MKRFVWPAALVVLGVVLAFPLFSMTYYTMVRTSTPEFCSSCHEIEAAYNDWRTASHVNNTKGVVADCMDCHLPAPHDTFDFFFTKTLHGAKDVYAHFAEDQAKVYDRTKMAVRARESIKNDQCLKCHRNILYLPYKRGAMLAHRTVLEPRPGYEKKCTDCHQDLVHVMRPFYSYADGDGRMERRP